In Melanotaenia boesemani isolate fMelBoe1 chromosome 18, fMelBoe1.pri, whole genome shotgun sequence, the following proteins share a genomic window:
- the tmem14ca gene encoding transmembrane protein 14C isoform X1: MFVYVLMVQLAFSNSSVLQESDSYFNSFALVSNMSVDWLGYGYATLIASGGVVGYAKAGSVPSLAAGLLFGGLAGFGAYQISNDPNNVWVSLGTSAALTGIMGKRFYGSRKFMPAGLMAGVSLLMVGKLSLALLQKPAGSS; the protein is encoded by the exons atgtttgtgtatgttttgaTGGTTCAGTTAGCTTTCAGTAACAGCTCTGTGTTGCAGGAGTCTGATagttattttaatagttttgcaTTA GTGTCCAACATGTCTGTGGATTGGCTTGGTTATGGTTACGCCACGCTCATCGCGTCTGGGGGAGTTGTTGGTTATGCAAAAGCAG GCAGCGTCCCTTCCCTGGCTGCTGGTCTTCTTTTCGGGGGCCTTGCAGGTTTTGGAGCCTACCAGATCTCCAACGACCCTAATAATGTCTGGGTGTCTTTAG GTACATCAGCAGCACTGACCGGCATTATGGGAAAGAGGTTCTACGGATCAAGGAAGTTCATGCCAGCTGGTCTGATGGCAGGAGTGAG TCTTCTGATGGTGGGGAAACTTAGCTTGGCATTGctccagaaacctgcaggatccTCATGA
- the tmem14ca gene encoding transmembrane protein 14C isoform X2: MSVDWLGYGYATLIASGGVVGYAKAGSVPSLAAGLLFGGLAGFGAYQISNDPNNVWVSLGTSAALTGIMGKRFYGSRKFMPAGLMAGVSLLMVGKLSLALLQKPAGSS, from the exons ATGTCTGTGGATTGGCTTGGTTATGGTTACGCCACGCTCATCGCGTCTGGGGGAGTTGTTGGTTATGCAAAAGCAG GCAGCGTCCCTTCCCTGGCTGCTGGTCTTCTTTTCGGGGGCCTTGCAGGTTTTGGAGCCTACCAGATCTCCAACGACCCTAATAATGTCTGGGTGTCTTTAG GTACATCAGCAGCACTGACCGGCATTATGGGAAAGAGGTTCTACGGATCAAGGAAGTTCATGCCAGCTGGTCTGATGGCAGGAGTGAG TCTTCTGATGGTGGGGAAACTTAGCTTGGCATTGctccagaaacctgcaggatccTCATGA